Proteins from one Ipomoea triloba cultivar NCNSP0323 chromosome 1, ASM357664v1 genomic window:
- the LOC116023181 gene encoding protein FAM91A1-like isoform X1, whose protein sequence is MQHVPATIEDQLTIKAIKEECPWESLPKRLQASLNSREEWHRRIIEHCIKTRLQWNTCFARKVCRESEYYEELMRYLRRNLALFPYHLAEYVCRVMRVSPFRYYCDMIFEVMKNEQPYDSIPNFSAADALRLTGVGRNEFIDIMNKCKSKKIMWKLNKSIARELLPTQAVDFVIEPWWGVCLVNFTLEEFKKLTEEEMATIDKICKEEVNSFILFDPEVIKGLHRRGLVYFDVPVYPDDRFKVSRLEGFVSNREQSYEDPIEELLYAVFVVSSENSTVAELAATLQAELSQLQAAASFACRLGWAIKLLDPASILHDSNVAGSPKSILSDEDDGSRASLGSAYVPTDGSAFQQGDVPLTENQSMASGYARVAFVVDANITSYLMMGSISPGLKDHAVKLYEAGKLGHASIADLCKDLSTLEGAKFEGELQEFANHAFSLRCVLECLASGGIRPDDRENDGIVSFTNGEATIMETGTSTNKSGYLAIIESGTNADNFVHSGASNENADADQPVDDILLGTKPEEIDNFAGDTRSEINSQNEVKSTSSEGLDVWKGTVKLKKYRVDILRCESLAALSPATLDCLFIRDYDIVVSMIPLPPSSVLPGPKGPVHFGPPSHSFMTPWMKLSLYSAMASGPLSVVLMKGQCLRMLPAPLAGCEKALVWSWDGSSVGGLGGKSEGNLVKGSVLLHCVNSLLKCSAVLVQPLSRNDLDESGEIVTIDIPLPLKNSDGSTANIGEELGLHSDKILNLNILLTDLANKLNLWSLGYIRLLRLFKEKVSESFADDDGKYEWVPLSVEFGIPLFSPKLCNYICKRVVSSQLLQTDLYNEHHEAMQGLRKRLLDVCAEYRAIGPTARLLYQKEQPKESTKQLMTYASGRWNPLVDPPSPISGKTVEQQRFKLANRQRCRTEVLSFDGNILRSYALTPVCEADTRLLEDSSQMNTIESDDANSKEVIHPGVNILFDGSELRPFDIAACYQARLPVSLIAEASTRSAVK, encoded by the exons ATGCAGCACGTTCCTGCTACAATAGAAGACCAACTGACGATCAAGGCTATCAAGGAAGAATGCCCCTGGGAAAGTCTTCCAAAGCGGCTTCAAGCTTCGTTGAATTCCAGAGAAGAATGGCATAGAAg GATAATCGAACATTGCATAAAGACGAGGCTCCAATGGAACACGTGTTTTGCTCGAAAAGTATGCAGAGAAAGTGAATACTATGAAGAACTGATGCGTTATCTGCGAAGAAATTTAGCG TTGTTTCCATATCACCTTGCGGAGTATGTTTGCCGCGTGATGAGGGTGTCTCCTTTCAGATACTACTGCGATATGATATTTGAAGTCATGAAAAATG AACAACCTTATGACAGCATCCCAAATTTTAGCGCTGCAGATGCCTTGCGGCTTACTGGGGTCGGAAGAAATGAATTTATTGACATTATGAACAAGTGCAAATCTAAG AAAATAATGTGGAAGCTGAATAAATCAATTGCAAGAGAACTATTGCCTACTCAAGCAGTGGACTTTGTTATTGAGCCATGGTGGGGAGTTTGTCTTGTCAACTTTACTTTGGAAGAATTTAAG aaaCTGACAGAAGAAGAAATGGCAACAATTGATAAAATATGTAAGGAGGAAGTGAATTCCTTCATTCTTTTTGACCCTGAAGTGATAAAGGGACTTCATCGAAGGGGACTGGTCTATTTTGATGTTCCTGTCTATCCCGATGATCGTTTTAAAG TTTCCAGGCTTGAAGGATTTGTTTCAAATAGGGAGCAATCCTATGAAGATCCTATTGAAGA GTTGCTCTATGCTGTGTTTGTGGTATCTAGTGAGAATTCAACTGTTGCTGAATTGGCTGCAACTTTACAGGCTGAACTCTCTCAGCTTCAGGCTGCTGCTTCTTTTGCTTGCCGATTAGGTTGGGCAATAAAACTATTAGATCCAGCAAGTATTCTTCATGACTCAAATGTTGCTGGCTCACCTAAAAGTATACTCAGTGATGAGGACGATGGTTCTCGTGCTAGTTTGGGCTCTGCATATGTTCCCACTGATGGCAGTGCCTTCCAGCAAGGAGATGTTCCATTGACAGAAAATCAAAGCATGGCCTCTGGTTATGCTCGTGTGGCCTTTGTTGTGGATGCTAATATAACATCTTATCTTATGATGGGATCCATCTCACCAG GTCTCAAGGATCATGCAGTAAAACTATATGAAGCTGGAAAACTTGGCCATGCAAGCATTGCTGATCTCTGCAAGGATTTGAGCACACTTGAAGGAGCAAAATTTGAAGGAGAACTGCAGGAGTTTGCCAATCATGCGTTTAGTCTCCGATGTGTTTTGGAATGTCTAGCTTCAGGTGGGATTAGACCTGATGATAGGGAAAATGATGGCATTGTATCTTTTACAAATGGGGAAGCCACTATCATGGAAACAGGAACTTCAACGAACAAATCAGGGTATCTTGCTATAATAGAATCTGGAACAAATGCTGATAATTTTGTTCATTCTGGAGCATCAAATGAAAATGCAGATGCTGATCAACCTGTTGATGATATTCTGTTAGGAACAAAACCTGAAGAGATTGATAACTTTGCTGGGGATACTAGATCGGAGATTAATTCCCAGAATGAGGTGAAATCAACATCTAGTGAAGGTCTAGATGTTTGGAAGGGAACAGTGAAACTGAAAAAATATCGAGTAGATATTCTTCGTTGTGAAAGCCTGGCTGCTCTTTCACCTGCAACATTGGATTGCTTATTTATTCGTGACTATGACATTGTTGTATCCATGATTCCACTACCACCTTCTTCAGTTTTACCTGGACCAAAAGGTCCTGTTCATTTTGGACCTCCCTCCCATTCCTTCATGACACCATGGATGAAATTGAGCCTCTATTCTGCTATGGCTAGTGGACCTCTATCGGTTGTTTTGATGAAAGGGCAGTGTTTAAGAATGCTCCCTGCACCTTTAGCTGGCTGTGAGAAGGCCCTTGTGTGGTCATGGGATGGATCTTCTGTTGGTGGGTTGGGGGGGAAGTCTGAGGGGAATTTAGTCAAAGGAAGTGTACTCTTGCATTGTGTAAATTCCCTTCTCAAATGTTCAGCTGTACTTGTGCAGCCGCTCAGTAGAAATGACCTTGATGAATCTGGAGAAATTGTAACCATTGATATCCCCTTACCATTGAAGAACTCTGATGGTTCAACGGCTAACATAGGGGAAGAGCTGGGACTGCACtctgacaaaattttaaatttgaacattCTGTTGACTGATCTGGCAAATAAATTGAACCTTTGGAGCCTTGGCTATATTCGCTTACTAAGACTTTTCAAAGAAAAAGTTTCTGAAAGCTTTGCAGATGATGATGGGAAATATGAATGGGTTCCACTTAGTGTAGAATTTGGTATTCCGCTATTTAGTccaaaattatgtaattatatttgtaaGAGAGTAGTTTCATCGCAATTACTCCAAACAGACTTATATAATGAGCATCACGAGGCCATGCAAGGGTTAAGAAAGAGGTTGCTAGATGTGTGTGCTGAGTACCGAGCAATAGGTCCAACAGCAAGACTACTGTACCAGAAAGAACAGCCTAAGGAATCAACTAAACAGCTTATGACTTATGCAAGTGGAAGGTGGAACCCCCTTGTGGACCCCCCTTCTCCCATTTCTGGGAAAACAGTTGAACAACAGAGATTTAAGCTTGCTAACAGACAGCGATGCAGAACAGAAGTTTTGAGTTTTGATGGCAATATTCTAAG ATCATATGCTCTAACCCCTGTTTGCGAAGCTGATACCAGACTACTTGAAGACTCTTCCCAAATGAATACTATTGAGTCAGATGATGCCAACAGTAAAGAAGTGATTCATCCTGgtgtaaatattttatttgatggGTCCGAGTTGCGCCCTTTTGACATAGCTGCTTGTTATCAAGCTCGTCTACCTGTCTCTTTGATTGCTGAGGCATCAACACGTTCAGCAGTTAAATAG
- the LOC116023181 gene encoding protein FAM91A1-like isoform X3 codes for MWKLNKSIARELLPTQAVDFVIEPWWGVCLVNFTLEEFKKLTEEEMATIDKICKEEVNSFILFDPEVIKGLHRRGLVYFDVPVYPDDRFKVSRLEGFVSNREQSYEDPIEELLYAVFVVSSENSTVAELAATLQAELSQLQAAASFACRLGWAIKLLDPASILHDSNVAGSPKSILSDEDDGSRASLGSAYVPTDGSAFQQGDVPLTENQSMASGYARVAFVVDANITSYLMMGSISPGLKDHAVKLYEAGKLGHASIADLCKDLSTLEGAKFEGELQEFANHAFSLRCVLECLASGGIRPDDRENDGIVSFTNGEATIMETGTSTNKSGYLAIIESGTNADNFVHSGASNENADADQPVDDILLGTKPEEIDNFAGDTRSEINSQNEVKSTSSEGLDVWKGTVKLKKYRVDILRCESLAALSPATLDCLFIRDYDIVVSMIPLPPSSVLPGPKGPVHFGPPSHSFMTPWMKLSLYSAMASGPLSVVLMKGQCLRMLPAPLAGCEKALVWSWDGSSVGGLGGKSEGNLVKGSVLLHCVNSLLKCSAVLVQPLSRNDLDESGEIVTIDIPLPLKNSDGSTANIGEELGLHSDKILNLNILLTDLANKLNLWSLGYIRLLRLFKEKVSESFADDDGKYEWVPLSVEFGIPLFSPKLCNYICKRVVSSQLLQTDLYNEHHEAMQGLRKRLLDVCAEYRAIGPTARLLYQKEQPKESTKQLMTYASGRWNPLVDPPSPISGKTVEQQRFKLANRQRCRTEVLSFDGNILRSYALTPVCEADTRLLEDSSQMNTIESDDANSKEVIHPGVNILFDGSELRPFDIAACYQARLPVSLIAEASTRSAVK; via the exons ATGTGGAAGCTGAATAAATCAATTGCAAGAGAACTATTGCCTACTCAAGCAGTGGACTTTGTTATTGAGCCATGGTGGGGAGTTTGTCTTGTCAACTTTACTTTGGAAGAATTTAAG aaaCTGACAGAAGAAGAAATGGCAACAATTGATAAAATATGTAAGGAGGAAGTGAATTCCTTCATTCTTTTTGACCCTGAAGTGATAAAGGGACTTCATCGAAGGGGACTGGTCTATTTTGATGTTCCTGTCTATCCCGATGATCGTTTTAAAG TTTCCAGGCTTGAAGGATTTGTTTCAAATAGGGAGCAATCCTATGAAGATCCTATTGAAGA GTTGCTCTATGCTGTGTTTGTGGTATCTAGTGAGAATTCAACTGTTGCTGAATTGGCTGCAACTTTACAGGCTGAACTCTCTCAGCTTCAGGCTGCTGCTTCTTTTGCTTGCCGATTAGGTTGGGCAATAAAACTATTAGATCCAGCAAGTATTCTTCATGACTCAAATGTTGCTGGCTCACCTAAAAGTATACTCAGTGATGAGGACGATGGTTCTCGTGCTAGTTTGGGCTCTGCATATGTTCCCACTGATGGCAGTGCCTTCCAGCAAGGAGATGTTCCATTGACAGAAAATCAAAGCATGGCCTCTGGTTATGCTCGTGTGGCCTTTGTTGTGGATGCTAATATAACATCTTATCTTATGATGGGATCCATCTCACCAG GTCTCAAGGATCATGCAGTAAAACTATATGAAGCTGGAAAACTTGGCCATGCAAGCATTGCTGATCTCTGCAAGGATTTGAGCACACTTGAAGGAGCAAAATTTGAAGGAGAACTGCAGGAGTTTGCCAATCATGCGTTTAGTCTCCGATGTGTTTTGGAATGTCTAGCTTCAGGTGGGATTAGACCTGATGATAGGGAAAATGATGGCATTGTATCTTTTACAAATGGGGAAGCCACTATCATGGAAACAGGAACTTCAACGAACAAATCAGGGTATCTTGCTATAATAGAATCTGGAACAAATGCTGATAATTTTGTTCATTCTGGAGCATCAAATGAAAATGCAGATGCTGATCAACCTGTTGATGATATTCTGTTAGGAACAAAACCTGAAGAGATTGATAACTTTGCTGGGGATACTAGATCGGAGATTAATTCCCAGAATGAGGTGAAATCAACATCTAGTGAAGGTCTAGATGTTTGGAAGGGAACAGTGAAACTGAAAAAATATCGAGTAGATATTCTTCGTTGTGAAAGCCTGGCTGCTCTTTCACCTGCAACATTGGATTGCTTATTTATTCGTGACTATGACATTGTTGTATCCATGATTCCACTACCACCTTCTTCAGTTTTACCTGGACCAAAAGGTCCTGTTCATTTTGGACCTCCCTCCCATTCCTTCATGACACCATGGATGAAATTGAGCCTCTATTCTGCTATGGCTAGTGGACCTCTATCGGTTGTTTTGATGAAAGGGCAGTGTTTAAGAATGCTCCCTGCACCTTTAGCTGGCTGTGAGAAGGCCCTTGTGTGGTCATGGGATGGATCTTCTGTTGGTGGGTTGGGGGGGAAGTCTGAGGGGAATTTAGTCAAAGGAAGTGTACTCTTGCATTGTGTAAATTCCCTTCTCAAATGTTCAGCTGTACTTGTGCAGCCGCTCAGTAGAAATGACCTTGATGAATCTGGAGAAATTGTAACCATTGATATCCCCTTACCATTGAAGAACTCTGATGGTTCAACGGCTAACATAGGGGAAGAGCTGGGACTGCACtctgacaaaattttaaatttgaacattCTGTTGACTGATCTGGCAAATAAATTGAACCTTTGGAGCCTTGGCTATATTCGCTTACTAAGACTTTTCAAAGAAAAAGTTTCTGAAAGCTTTGCAGATGATGATGGGAAATATGAATGGGTTCCACTTAGTGTAGAATTTGGTATTCCGCTATTTAGTccaaaattatgtaattatatttgtaaGAGAGTAGTTTCATCGCAATTACTCCAAACAGACTTATATAATGAGCATCACGAGGCCATGCAAGGGTTAAGAAAGAGGTTGCTAGATGTGTGTGCTGAGTACCGAGCAATAGGTCCAACAGCAAGACTACTGTACCAGAAAGAACAGCCTAAGGAATCAACTAAACAGCTTATGACTTATGCAAGTGGAAGGTGGAACCCCCTTGTGGACCCCCCTTCTCCCATTTCTGGGAAAACAGTTGAACAACAGAGATTTAAGCTTGCTAACAGACAGCGATGCAGAACAGAAGTTTTGAGTTTTGATGGCAATATTCTAAG ATCATATGCTCTAACCCCTGTTTGCGAAGCTGATACCAGACTACTTGAAGACTCTTCCCAAATGAATACTATTGAGTCAGATGATGCCAACAGTAAAGAAGTGATTCATCCTGgtgtaaatattttatttgatggGTCCGAGTTGCGCCCTTTTGACATAGCTGCTTGTTATCAAGCTCGTCTACCTGTCTCTTTGATTGCTGAGGCATCAACACGTTCAGCAGTTAAATAG
- the LOC116023181 gene encoding protein FAM91A1-like isoform X2: protein MNKCKSKKIMWKLNKSIARELLPTQAVDFVIEPWWGVCLVNFTLEEFKKLTEEEMATIDKICKEEVNSFILFDPEVIKGLHRRGLVYFDVPVYPDDRFKVSRLEGFVSNREQSYEDPIEELLYAVFVVSSENSTVAELAATLQAELSQLQAAASFACRLGWAIKLLDPASILHDSNVAGSPKSILSDEDDGSRASLGSAYVPTDGSAFQQGDVPLTENQSMASGYARVAFVVDANITSYLMMGSISPGLKDHAVKLYEAGKLGHASIADLCKDLSTLEGAKFEGELQEFANHAFSLRCVLECLASGGIRPDDRENDGIVSFTNGEATIMETGTSTNKSGYLAIIESGTNADNFVHSGASNENADADQPVDDILLGTKPEEIDNFAGDTRSEINSQNEVKSTSSEGLDVWKGTVKLKKYRVDILRCESLAALSPATLDCLFIRDYDIVVSMIPLPPSSVLPGPKGPVHFGPPSHSFMTPWMKLSLYSAMASGPLSVVLMKGQCLRMLPAPLAGCEKALVWSWDGSSVGGLGGKSEGNLVKGSVLLHCVNSLLKCSAVLVQPLSRNDLDESGEIVTIDIPLPLKNSDGSTANIGEELGLHSDKILNLNILLTDLANKLNLWSLGYIRLLRLFKEKVSESFADDDGKYEWVPLSVEFGIPLFSPKLCNYICKRVVSSQLLQTDLYNEHHEAMQGLRKRLLDVCAEYRAIGPTARLLYQKEQPKESTKQLMTYASGRWNPLVDPPSPISGKTVEQQRFKLANRQRCRTEVLSFDGNILRSYALTPVCEADTRLLEDSSQMNTIESDDANSKEVIHPGVNILFDGSELRPFDIAACYQARLPVSLIAEASTRSAVK, encoded by the exons ATGAACAAGTGCAAATCTAAG AAAATAATGTGGAAGCTGAATAAATCAATTGCAAGAGAACTATTGCCTACTCAAGCAGTGGACTTTGTTATTGAGCCATGGTGGGGAGTTTGTCTTGTCAACTTTACTTTGGAAGAATTTAAG aaaCTGACAGAAGAAGAAATGGCAACAATTGATAAAATATGTAAGGAGGAAGTGAATTCCTTCATTCTTTTTGACCCTGAAGTGATAAAGGGACTTCATCGAAGGGGACTGGTCTATTTTGATGTTCCTGTCTATCCCGATGATCGTTTTAAAG TTTCCAGGCTTGAAGGATTTGTTTCAAATAGGGAGCAATCCTATGAAGATCCTATTGAAGA GTTGCTCTATGCTGTGTTTGTGGTATCTAGTGAGAATTCAACTGTTGCTGAATTGGCTGCAACTTTACAGGCTGAACTCTCTCAGCTTCAGGCTGCTGCTTCTTTTGCTTGCCGATTAGGTTGGGCAATAAAACTATTAGATCCAGCAAGTATTCTTCATGACTCAAATGTTGCTGGCTCACCTAAAAGTATACTCAGTGATGAGGACGATGGTTCTCGTGCTAGTTTGGGCTCTGCATATGTTCCCACTGATGGCAGTGCCTTCCAGCAAGGAGATGTTCCATTGACAGAAAATCAAAGCATGGCCTCTGGTTATGCTCGTGTGGCCTTTGTTGTGGATGCTAATATAACATCTTATCTTATGATGGGATCCATCTCACCAG GTCTCAAGGATCATGCAGTAAAACTATATGAAGCTGGAAAACTTGGCCATGCAAGCATTGCTGATCTCTGCAAGGATTTGAGCACACTTGAAGGAGCAAAATTTGAAGGAGAACTGCAGGAGTTTGCCAATCATGCGTTTAGTCTCCGATGTGTTTTGGAATGTCTAGCTTCAGGTGGGATTAGACCTGATGATAGGGAAAATGATGGCATTGTATCTTTTACAAATGGGGAAGCCACTATCATGGAAACAGGAACTTCAACGAACAAATCAGGGTATCTTGCTATAATAGAATCTGGAACAAATGCTGATAATTTTGTTCATTCTGGAGCATCAAATGAAAATGCAGATGCTGATCAACCTGTTGATGATATTCTGTTAGGAACAAAACCTGAAGAGATTGATAACTTTGCTGGGGATACTAGATCGGAGATTAATTCCCAGAATGAGGTGAAATCAACATCTAGTGAAGGTCTAGATGTTTGGAAGGGAACAGTGAAACTGAAAAAATATCGAGTAGATATTCTTCGTTGTGAAAGCCTGGCTGCTCTTTCACCTGCAACATTGGATTGCTTATTTATTCGTGACTATGACATTGTTGTATCCATGATTCCACTACCACCTTCTTCAGTTTTACCTGGACCAAAAGGTCCTGTTCATTTTGGACCTCCCTCCCATTCCTTCATGACACCATGGATGAAATTGAGCCTCTATTCTGCTATGGCTAGTGGACCTCTATCGGTTGTTTTGATGAAAGGGCAGTGTTTAAGAATGCTCCCTGCACCTTTAGCTGGCTGTGAGAAGGCCCTTGTGTGGTCATGGGATGGATCTTCTGTTGGTGGGTTGGGGGGGAAGTCTGAGGGGAATTTAGTCAAAGGAAGTGTACTCTTGCATTGTGTAAATTCCCTTCTCAAATGTTCAGCTGTACTTGTGCAGCCGCTCAGTAGAAATGACCTTGATGAATCTGGAGAAATTGTAACCATTGATATCCCCTTACCATTGAAGAACTCTGATGGTTCAACGGCTAACATAGGGGAAGAGCTGGGACTGCACtctgacaaaattttaaatttgaacattCTGTTGACTGATCTGGCAAATAAATTGAACCTTTGGAGCCTTGGCTATATTCGCTTACTAAGACTTTTCAAAGAAAAAGTTTCTGAAAGCTTTGCAGATGATGATGGGAAATATGAATGGGTTCCACTTAGTGTAGAATTTGGTATTCCGCTATTTAGTccaaaattatgtaattatatttgtaaGAGAGTAGTTTCATCGCAATTACTCCAAACAGACTTATATAATGAGCATCACGAGGCCATGCAAGGGTTAAGAAAGAGGTTGCTAGATGTGTGTGCTGAGTACCGAGCAATAGGTCCAACAGCAAGACTACTGTACCAGAAAGAACAGCCTAAGGAATCAACTAAACAGCTTATGACTTATGCAAGTGGAAGGTGGAACCCCCTTGTGGACCCCCCTTCTCCCATTTCTGGGAAAACAGTTGAACAACAGAGATTTAAGCTTGCTAACAGACAGCGATGCAGAACAGAAGTTTTGAGTTTTGATGGCAATATTCTAAG ATCATATGCTCTAACCCCTGTTTGCGAAGCTGATACCAGACTACTTGAAGACTCTTCCCAAATGAATACTATTGAGTCAGATGATGCCAACAGTAAAGAAGTGATTCATCCTGgtgtaaatattttatttgatggGTCCGAGTTGCGCCCTTTTGACATAGCTGCTTGTTATCAAGCTCGTCTACCTGTCTCTTTGATTGCTGAGGCATCAACACGTTCAGCAGTTAAATAG